Proteins encoded in a region of the Massilia sp. UMI-21 genome:
- the pyrC gene encoding dihydroorotase, protein MSPIDTPDTITITRPDDWHLHLRDGAALASVLPHSARQFARAIVMPNLKPPVTTTAMAAAYRDRILAALPEGVSFEPLMTLYLTDNTDPDEIRRAQDSGFVHAVKLYPAGATTNSDAGVTDLKKCYRVLEVMQEVGMPLLAHGEVTDNDIDLFDREAVFIERVMRPLRSAMPVLKVVFEHITTKEAAQYVAEAEGPIAATITAHHLLYNRNEIFRGGIRPHYYCLPVLKREEHRLALVTAATSGDERFFLGTDSAPHAVHTKYAACGCAGCYTALHAMELYAEAFAQAGALDKLEAFASLNGPAFYGLPVNEGTITLKREAWTLPETLPLGEHQLVPLNAGETINWKMV, encoded by the coding sequence ATGTCCCCTATCGACACCCCTGACACCATCACCATCACCCGCCCCGACGACTGGCACCTGCACCTGCGCGACGGCGCGGCGCTGGCCAGCGTCCTGCCGCACAGCGCGCGCCAGTTCGCGCGTGCGATCGTGATGCCGAACCTGAAGCCGCCGGTCACCACCACCGCCATGGCGGCAGCCTACCGCGACCGCATCCTGGCGGCGCTGCCCGAAGGCGTCTCCTTCGAGCCGCTGATGACGCTGTACCTGACCGACAACACCGATCCGGACGAGATCCGCCGCGCCCAGGATTCCGGCTTCGTCCATGCGGTCAAGCTGTACCCGGCCGGCGCCACCACCAATTCCGACGCCGGCGTCACCGACCTCAAGAAGTGCTACCGCGTGCTGGAAGTGATGCAGGAAGTCGGCATGCCGCTGCTGGCGCACGGCGAAGTGACCGACAACGACATCGACCTGTTCGACCGCGAAGCGGTGTTCATCGAGCGCGTGATGCGCCCGCTGCGCAGCGCCATGCCGGTCCTGAAGGTGGTGTTCGAACACATCACTACCAAGGAGGCGGCCCAGTACGTGGCCGAGGCCGAGGGGCCGATCGCGGCCACCATCACCGCCCACCACCTGCTGTACAACCGCAACGAGATCTTCCGCGGCGGCATCCGCCCGCATTACTACTGCCTGCCGGTGCTCAAGCGCGAAGAGCACCGTCTGGCGCTGGTCACCGCCGCCACCAGCGGCGACGAGCGCTTCTTCCTGGGCACCGACTCGGCGCCGCACGCGGTGCATACCAAGTACGCCGCCTGCGGCTGCGCCGGTTGCTATACCGCGCTGCACGCGATGGAGCTGTATGCCGAAGCCTTCGCCCAGGCCGGGGCGCTGGACAAGCTGGAAGCATTCGCCAGCCTGAACGGCCCGGCCTTCTACGGCCTGCCGGTCAACGAAGGCACCATCACGCTCAAGCGCGAAGCCTGGACCCTGCCGGAAACCCTGCCGCTCGGCGAACACCAGCTGGTGCCGCTCAACGCCGGCGAAACCATCAACTGGAAGATGGTGTAA
- a CDS encoding amino acid ABC transporter ATP-binding protein: MIEIENVSKWYGNVQVLRDCSTRVARGDVVVVCGPSGSGKSTLIKTVNGLEPFQEGQVRVDGIPVGDPRTDLPQLRARIGMVFQNFELFPHLSVRENLTLAQVKVLGRSKTEALERGLAYLDRVGLLAHKDKFPSQLSGGQQQRVAIARALAMDPVAMLFDEPTSALDPEMIGEVLDVMVGLAQEGMTMMVVTHEMGFARKVADRIVFMDHGSIVEDSPKQDFFSAPRSERAREFLARIIH, from the coding sequence ATGATCGAAATCGAGAATGTCAGCAAGTGGTACGGCAATGTACAAGTGCTGCGCGACTGCAGTACCCGGGTCGCGCGCGGCGACGTGGTCGTGGTATGCGGGCCGTCCGGCTCGGGCAAATCCACCCTGATCAAGACCGTCAACGGGCTGGAACCCTTTCAGGAAGGACAGGTGCGGGTGGACGGCATTCCGGTGGGCGACCCCAGGACCGATCTGCCGCAGCTGCGTGCGCGCATCGGCATGGTGTTCCAGAACTTCGAACTGTTCCCGCACCTGTCTGTACGCGAAAACCTGACACTTGCCCAGGTCAAGGTGCTGGGCCGCAGCAAGACGGAAGCGCTCGAGCGCGGCCTGGCCTATCTCGACCGCGTCGGCCTGCTGGCGCACAAGGACAAGTTCCCGAGCCAGCTCTCGGGCGGGCAGCAGCAGCGGGTGGCGATCGCGCGCGCGCTGGCGATGGATCCGGTGGCGATGCTGTTCGACGAGCCCACCTCCGCGCTCGATCCGGAGATGATCGGCGAAGTCCTCGACGTGATGGTCGGGCTGGCGCAAGAAGGCATGACCATGATGGTGGTCACCCATGAGATGGGCTTCGCGCGCAAGGTGGCCGACCGGATCGTTTTCATGGACCACGGCAGCATCGTCGAGGACAGCCCGAAGCAGGACTTCTTCAGCGCCCCGCGTTCGGAGCGGGCACGCGAGTTCCTGGCCCGTATTATTCATTAG
- a CDS encoding dicarboxylate/amino acid:cation symporter: protein MDKKNRLTTYILVGLALGIVVGYVANINLADPAGFADTMSLITTMFLRLIKMIIAPLVFSTLVVGIAKMGDAKEVGRIGIKALGWFFIASLISLSLGLILVNLFRPGDAMALSGAVPPVGTASGITTTGLTMKDFITHLIPTSIFDGMARNEILQIVVFSVFFGTAAAAVGARATPLIDAVDGIAHIMLKLTGYVMNFAPIAVFAAVAGIIAKSGLGVLSTYGIFMAEFYVGILLLWVVLILIGMAFLGPRVLRLIAELRGPTILAFSTASSEAAFPKTLEGLERFGVKNRLAAFVLPIGYSFNLDGSMMYCTFAAVFIAQAYGIELELSTQLTMMLVLMLTSKGMAGVPRASLVVIAATLAQFNIPEAGLLLLLGIDHFLDMARSATNVIGNGIATAVVAKWEGDLADPNKDPAISPLR, encoded by the coding sequence ATGGATAAAAAGAACCGCCTGACAACCTATATCCTGGTCGGCCTCGCGCTGGGGATCGTCGTCGGCTATGTGGCCAACATCAATCTGGCGGACCCGGCCGGATTCGCGGACACCATGTCGCTGATCACCACCATGTTCCTTCGCCTGATCAAGATGATCATCGCACCGCTGGTCTTCTCGACCCTGGTGGTCGGCATCGCCAAGATGGGCGACGCCAAGGAAGTGGGCCGCATCGGCATCAAGGCGCTGGGCTGGTTCTTCATCGCTTCGCTCATCTCGCTGTCGCTGGGCCTGATCCTGGTGAACCTGTTCCGTCCGGGCGACGCCATGGCGCTGTCGGGTGCGGTGCCGCCGGTCGGCACCGCGTCGGGCATCACCACCACCGGCCTGACCATGAAGGACTTCATCACCCACCTGATTCCGACCTCGATCTTCGACGGCATGGCCCGCAACGAGATCCTGCAGATCGTCGTGTTCTCGGTCTTCTTCGGCACCGCGGCGGCGGCCGTCGGCGCCCGCGCCACGCCGCTGATCGACGCGGTGGACGGTATCGCCCACATCATGCTGAAGCTGACCGGCTACGTGATGAACTTCGCGCCGATCGCCGTGTTCGCGGCGGTGGCCGGCATCATCGCCAAGAGCGGCCTGGGCGTGCTGTCGACCTACGGCATCTTCATGGCCGAGTTCTATGTCGGCATCCTGTTGCTGTGGGTGGTGCTGATCCTGATCGGCATGGCCTTCCTCGGCCCGCGCGTGCTGCGCCTGATCGCCGAACTGCGCGGCCCGACCATCCTGGCCTTCTCGACCGCCTCGTCGGAAGCGGCCTTCCCGAAGACCCTGGAGGGCCTGGAGCGCTTCGGCGTCAAGAACCGCCTGGCCGCCTTCGTGCTGCCGATCGGCTACTCGTTCAACCTCGACGGCTCGATGATGTACTGCACCTTCGCGGCCGTGTTCATCGCCCAGGCCTACGGCATCGAGCTGGAGCTGTCGACCCAGCTGACCATGATGCTGGTGCTGATGCTGACCTCGAAAGGCATGGCCGGCGTGCCGCGCGCCTCGCTGGTCGTGATCGCCGCCACCCTGGCCCAGTTCAACATCCCGGAAGCCGGCCTGCTGCTCCTGCTGGGCATCGACCACTTCCTGGACATGGCCCGTTCGGCCACCAACGTGATCGGCAACGGCATCGCCACCGCCGTGGTCGCGAAGTGGGAAGGCGACCTGGCGGATCCGAACAAGGATCCGGCCATCTCGCCGCTGCGCTGA
- a CDS encoding amidohydrolase family protein, with amino-acid sequence MKKLSTAAGLLLVATGASAATQTIDCGRLLDVKSGSWRERVSIVVENGVVKSVGPTTQAQGNVDLSRHACLPGLIDMHVHLTSETAPAVDAYRDRLTADPADMALRSVKYASRTLMAGFTTVRDLGAADGLNVSLKRAIAAGEIPGPRMFTAGKSIATTGGHADPTNNLSHFLSEKVGTPGPEQGVIDSPEEGRQAVRQRYKEGADLIKITATGGVLSQAANGQNSQYTEDELKAIVSTAKDYGFRVAAHAHGAEGMKRALRAGVDSIEHGTLMDDEVIALFKKTGHWYVPTISAGRYVADKARDPNYYSALVRPKAAAIGPQLQATFARAHKAGVKIAFGTDAGVFPHGENAKEFGYMVEAGMSPVEAIRAATVHAATLLDQDKRLGSVEPGFAADIIAVEGDPLRDVKTLEQVKFVMKDGVVYKQP; translated from the coding sequence ATGAAAAAACTGAGCACCGCGGCAGGCCTGCTGCTGGTCGCGACCGGCGCCAGCGCCGCCACCCAGACCATCGACTGCGGCCGCCTGCTGGACGTCAAGAGCGGCAGCTGGCGCGAGCGCGTCAGCATTGTGGTCGAGAATGGCGTGGTGAAGTCGGTCGGGCCGACGACCCAGGCCCAGGGGAATGTCGACCTGTCGCGCCACGCCTGCCTGCCGGGCCTGATCGACATGCACGTGCACCTGACCAGCGAAACGGCGCCGGCCGTGGACGCCTACCGCGACCGCCTGACCGCCGATCCGGCCGACATGGCCCTGCGTTCGGTGAAATATGCCAGCCGTACCCTGATGGCCGGCTTCACCACGGTGCGCGACCTGGGCGCGGCCGATGGCCTGAACGTGTCGCTCAAGCGCGCCATTGCGGCCGGCGAGATTCCCGGCCCGCGCATGTTCACGGCGGGTAAGTCGATCGCCACCACCGGCGGCCACGCCGACCCGACCAACAACCTGTCGCACTTCCTGAGCGAGAAAGTGGGCACGCCCGGCCCCGAGCAGGGCGTGATCGACAGCCCGGAAGAAGGCCGCCAGGCCGTGCGCCAGCGCTACAAGGAAGGCGCCGACCTGATCAAGATTACCGCCACCGGCGGCGTGCTGAGCCAGGCCGCCAACGGCCAGAACTCGCAGTACACCGAAGACGAGCTCAAGGCCATCGTCAGCACCGCCAAGGACTACGGCTTCCGGGTCGCGGCCCACGCCCACGGCGCCGAGGGCATGAAGCGCGCGCTGCGCGCCGGGGTCGACTCGATCGAGCACGGCACCCTGATGGACGACGAGGTGATCGCCCTGTTCAAGAAGACCGGCCACTGGTACGTGCCGACCATTTCGGCCGGCCGCTACGTGGCGGACAAGGCCAGGGACCCGAACTACTATTCGGCCCTGGTGCGTCCAAAGGCGGCGGCGATCGGCCCGCAGCTGCAGGCCACCTTCGCGCGCGCCCACAAGGCCGGCGTCAAGATCGCCTTCGGCACCGACGCCGGCGTGTTCCCGCACGGCGAGAATGCCAAGGAATTCGGCTACATGGTGGAAGCCGGCATGTCGCCCGTCGAGGCGATCCGCGCCGCGACCGTGCACGCAGCCACCCTGCTCGACCAGGACAAGCGCCTGGGTTCGGTGGAGCCGGGCTTTGCCGCCGACATCATCGCGGTCGAAGGCGATCCGCTGCGCGACGTGAAGACCCTCGAGCAGGTCAAGTTCGTGATGAAGGACGGCGTGGTCTACAAGCAGCCGTAA
- a CDS encoding ABC transporter ATP-binding protein/permease, translated as MRRTPSSNVPLPPDSKGVPRNDWATLRTLFPYLWVYKWRVLAALGALIGAKMANVGVPLVLKQLIDQLTIDPKDPQALLVLPLGALVAYGLLRLSTTVFTELREFLFARVTQRAVRTIALKVFRHLHALSLRFHLNRQTGGMTRDIERGTRGVNSLISYSLFNVLPTLVEMTLVLGYLVLNYDIWFSVITAVALSSYIAFTVIVTEWRTHFRRTMNELDSKANTKAIDSLLNYETVKYFGNEEYEATRYDQGLQNYENAAVRSQTSLSFLNTGQSLIIATAVTLILWRATEGVIAGTMTLGDLVLVNSFMIQLYIPLNFLGVIYREIKQSLADMERLFSLLDQNRDVADGPHAQPLVTDVANNGAQVEFSHVEFSYEAKRQILFDVDFTIPAGTTTAVVGHSGSGKSTLSRLLFRFYDVNGGAIRIDGQDLRDITQASLRAAIGIVPQDTVLFNDTIEYNIAYGRPGASRDDIVAAARAASIHDFIESLPDGYASMVGERGLKLSGGEKQRVAIARTLLKNPAILIFDEATSALDSKSEQAIQAQLKEIAKDRTTLVIAHRLSTIADAQQIIVLDHGRIVERGTHGALLAARGLYQQMWERQLARPDEELASPPLEAAK; from the coding sequence ATGCGCCGCACACCCTCCAGTAACGTACCCCTGCCGCCCGATTCGAAGGGCGTTCCCCGCAATGACTGGGCCACCCTGCGCACCCTGTTCCCTTATCTGTGGGTTTACAAATGGCGGGTGCTGGCCGCGCTCGGCGCGCTGATCGGCGCCAAGATGGCCAACGTCGGCGTGCCGCTGGTGCTCAAGCAGCTGATCGACCAGCTCACGATCGACCCGAAAGACCCGCAGGCGCTGCTGGTGCTGCCGCTCGGGGCGCTGGTCGCCTACGGCCTGCTGCGCCTGTCCACCACGGTGTTTACCGAGCTGCGCGAGTTCCTGTTCGCGCGCGTGACGCAGCGCGCGGTGCGCACCATCGCATTGAAAGTGTTCCGCCACCTGCACGCGCTGTCGCTGCGCTTCCACCTGAACCGCCAGACCGGCGGCATGACGCGCGACATCGAGCGCGGCACGCGCGGCGTGAATTCCCTGATTTCCTACTCGCTGTTCAACGTGCTGCCGACGCTGGTGGAAATGACGCTGGTGCTCGGTTACCTGGTGCTCAACTACGACATCTGGTTCAGCGTGATCACCGCGGTGGCGCTGAGCAGCTACATCGCGTTCACCGTGATCGTGACCGAGTGGCGCACGCACTTCCGGCGCACCATGAACGAGCTCGATTCCAAGGCGAATACCAAGGCCATCGACTCGCTGCTCAACTACGAAACCGTGAAATACTTCGGCAACGAGGAGTACGAGGCCACGCGCTACGACCAGGGCCTGCAGAACTACGAGAACGCCGCGGTGCGTTCGCAGACCTCGCTGTCGTTCCTGAACACCGGCCAGTCGCTGATCATCGCCACCGCGGTCACCCTGATCCTGTGGCGCGCCACCGAAGGCGTGATCGCCGGCACCATGACCCTGGGCGACCTGGTGCTGGTCAACTCCTTCATGATCCAGTTGTACATTCCGCTGAACTTCCTCGGCGTGATCTACCGCGAGATCAAGCAGAGCCTGGCCGACATGGAGCGCCTGTTCTCGCTGCTCGACCAGAACCGCGACGTGGCCGACGGCCCGCATGCGCAGCCGCTGGTGACCGATGTCGCCAACAACGGCGCGCAGGTCGAGTTCTCGCACGTCGAGTTCAGCTACGAAGCCAAGCGCCAGATCCTGTTCGACGTCGATTTCACTATTCCCGCGGGCACCACGACCGCGGTGGTGGGGCATAGCGGCTCGGGCAAGTCGACCCTGTCGCGCCTGCTGTTCCGCTTCTACGACGTGAACGGCGGCGCGATCCGCATCGACGGCCAGGACCTGCGCGACATCACGCAGGCCTCGCTGCGCGCGGCGATCGGCATCGTGCCGCAGGACACGGTGCTGTTCAACGACACCATCGAGTACAACATCGCGTATGGCCGCCCGGGCGCCTCGCGTGACGACATCGTGGCGGCGGCGCGCGCGGCCTCGATCCACGACTTCATCGAGAGCCTGCCGGACGGCTATGCCAGCATGGTGGGCGAGCGCGGCCTGAAGCTGTCGGGCGGCGAGAAGCAGCGCGTGGCGATCGCGCGCACGCTGCTCAAGAACCCGGCGATCCTGATTTTTGATGAGGCGACCTCGGCGCTGGATTCGAAGTCGGAGCAGGCGATCCAGGCGCAGCTGAAGGAAATCGCCAAGGACCGCACCACCCTGGTGATCGCGCACCGCCTGTCGACCATCGCCGACGCGCAGCAGATCATCGTGCTGGACCACGGCCGCATCGTCGAACGCGGCACGCACGGCGCACTGCTGGCGGCGCGCGGGCTGTATCAGCAGATGTGGGAACGGCAGCTGGCGCGGCCGGATGAAGAGCTGGCTTCTCCGCCGCTGGAGGCGGCCAAGTGA
- a CDS encoding acyl-CoA thioesterase, which translates to MTTPQNAAAAPTTRLPEGKMPELRVMPAPSDANVYGDVFGGWIMAQVDVAGSLPATRRANGRVATIAVNSFLFKQPVFVGDLLSFYANIVKVGNTSITVCVEVYAERNRLQADVVKVTEAQLTYVATGPDRKPRQLPPLDSLISHS; encoded by the coding sequence ATGACCACGCCACAAAATGCCGCCGCCGCCCCGACCACCCGCCTGCCAGAAGGCAAGATGCCGGAGCTGCGCGTGATGCCCGCGCCGTCCGATGCCAACGTGTACGGCGACGTGTTCGGCGGCTGGATCATGGCCCAGGTCGACGTCGCCGGCTCGCTGCCGGCCACCCGCCGCGCGAACGGACGCGTGGCGACGATCGCCGTGAATTCCTTCCTGTTCAAGCAGCCCGTGTTCGTGGGCGACCTGCTGTCCTTCTATGCCAACATCGTCAAGGTCGGCAATACCTCGATCACCGTATGCGTCGAAGTCTATGCCGAGCGCAACCGCCTGCAGGCGGATGTGGTGAAAGTGACCGAGGCGCAGCTGACCTATGTCGCCACCGGCCCGGACCGCAAGCCGCGCCAGCTGCCGCCGCTCGACTCGCTCATTTCGCATAGCTAG
- a CDS encoding alkaline phosphatase D family protein yields MASRRSFLLDAARFSSALAGGSLAGCASGSKGPYPFSLGVASGSPLPDAVILWTRILSDPLKPESTPPVALTARWEVAADEGFHRIAAKGTALAAPELAHSVHVDVRGLAPGRWYWYRFMLGDAVSPVGRTRTAPARDEMPAGLRLAVASCQHWEFGSYAAHRHIAASHPDLVAFLGDYIYEWGPYQLRHPDRAVRSDESFTLPDYRKRYAQYKSDPDLQAAHHAAPWIVTWDDHEVANDYAGLRDERMAQHFAARRAAAYQAFYEHMPLRLPRVTRDGFASVPLFQRYDWGRLARLHVLDDRQYRSPQACAKSTTRGGSNAVFARACDALRDPRRTMLGARQEAWLEQGLTSSRATWNILAQQTLMAQSSSVPVVKPDDGRFWTDGWDGYPAARRRLLDTIVKHGAHNPLVLGGDVHTFYAASLRPDFSRPASKQNAVVATEFVGTSVTSNSRSQERTLAHVDNNPHLLYGRSDRRGYMLLEVGQKETLTHFMGLDDVRDAKSAIAELAAFRVADGVAGAERLA; encoded by the coding sequence ATGGCGTCGCGTCGCTCCTTCCTGCTCGACGCGGCGCGCTTCTCGAGTGCGCTGGCCGGCGGCAGCCTGGCCGGCTGCGCATCGGGCTCGAAAGGCCCCTACCCCTTCAGCCTGGGCGTCGCGTCCGGCTCGCCGCTGCCCGATGCCGTCATTCTCTGGACCCGCATCCTGAGCGACCCGCTCAAGCCCGAATCCACGCCGCCGGTCGCACTGACGGCGCGCTGGGAAGTCGCCGCCGACGAAGGCTTTCACAGGATTGCCGCGAAAGGCACGGCGCTCGCCGCGCCCGAACTGGCGCACAGCGTGCACGTGGACGTGAGAGGCCTGGCGCCGGGGCGCTGGTACTGGTACCGCTTCATGCTGGGCGACGCCGTCAGCCCGGTCGGCCGAACCCGCACCGCGCCGGCCCGCGACGAGATGCCGGCCGGGCTCAGGCTGGCGGTAGCCTCCTGCCAGCACTGGGAGTTCGGCAGCTATGCGGCGCACCGCCACATCGCGGCCAGCCATCCCGACCTGGTCGCCTTCCTTGGCGACTACATCTACGAGTGGGGCCCCTACCAGCTGCGCCATCCGGACCGGGCGGTGCGCAGCGACGAATCGTTCACGCTGCCGGACTACCGCAAGCGCTATGCGCAGTACAAGAGCGACCCCGACCTGCAGGCGGCGCACCACGCCGCGCCCTGGATCGTGACCTGGGACGACCACGAGGTGGCCAACGATTACGCCGGCCTGCGCGACGAACGCATGGCGCAGCACTTCGCAGCCCGGCGCGCCGCCGCCTACCAGGCTTTTTACGAACACATGCCGCTGCGCCTGCCGCGGGTGACACGCGACGGCTTCGCGTCGGTGCCGCTGTTCCAGCGCTATGACTGGGGGCGGCTGGCGCGCCTGCACGTGCTCGACGACCGCCAGTATCGCTCGCCGCAGGCGTGCGCCAAGTCCACCACGCGCGGCGGCTCGAACGCCGTGTTCGCGCGCGCCTGCGATGCATTGCGCGACCCACGCCGCACGATGCTGGGGGCGCGGCAGGAAGCCTGGCTGGAACAGGGATTGACGAGCTCGCGCGCGACCTGGAACATCCTGGCGCAGCAGACCCTGATGGCGCAGTCGAGCAGCGTGCCGGTCGTGAAGCCCGATGACGGGCGCTTCTGGACCGACGGCTGGGACGGCTACCCGGCGGCGCGCAGGCGCCTGCTCGACACCATCGTGAAGCACGGCGCGCATAATCCGCTGGTGCTGGGAGGAGACGTGCACACCTTCTATGCGGCCTCGCTGCGCCCGGATTTCTCCAGGCCGGCATCGAAGCAGAATGCGGTGGTGGCGACGGAATTCGTGGGCACCTCGGTGACCTCGAATTCACGCTCGCAGGAGCGCACGCTGGCACACGTGGACAACAACCCGCACCTGCTGTACGGGCGCAGCGACCGGCGCGGCTACATGCTGCTGGAGGTGGGGCAGAAAGAAACGCTGACGCACTTCATGGGGCTGGACGACGTGCGCGATGCGAAGTCGGCCATCGCGGAACTGGCTGCGTTCCGCGTGGCCGATGGCGTGGCCGGCGCCGAGCGCCTGGCCTGA
- a CDS encoding long-chain-fatty-acid--CoA ligase yields the protein MDKFWLKSYEEGVPAEIDPTQYRSLTHLLEEAFRKYADRQAYACMGKTLTFSELDRLSSRMAAWLQGKGLKPGARVAIMLPNVLQYPVAMAAVLRAGYVIVNVNPLYTPRELQHQLKDSGAEAIVVLENFAHTLEQVIQHTQVKHVVVASMGDLLGGVKGLLVNLVVRKVKKMVPAWSLPGSIAFKRMLAEASGATLHPVAIGHDDIAFLQYTGGTTGVSKGAVLLHKHVIANVLQNEAWFGPTLAKLKPGEQAQFVCALPLYHIYALTVCALLGLRVGGMNLLIPNPRDIPGFIKELADFRINIFPAVNTLYNGLVNNPEFAKLDFSGLLVCPGGGMAVQKAVADKWLAITGIPIVEGYGLSETSPVVTANRCDITNFTGTIGLPLPSTEIRILDEAGNQVPFGTAGEIAVRGPQVMAGYWQRDDETAKVMTPDGFFKTGDVGIMNDEGYTRIVDRKKDMILVSGFNVYPNEVEDVVAAMPGVLEVACVGVPDQHSGEAVKLYIVKKDPALSGDQVMAYCKEQLTGYKRPKFVEFRETLPKTNVGKILRRELRDEKTSA from the coding sequence ATGGACAAGTTTTGGCTCAAGTCGTACGAGGAGGGGGTGCCCGCGGAGATCGACCCGACGCAGTACCGCTCCCTGACGCATCTGCTGGAGGAGGCGTTCCGCAAGTACGCCGACCGCCAGGCCTATGCGTGCATGGGCAAGACCCTGACGTTCTCCGAACTGGACCGCCTGTCCAGCCGCATGGCCGCCTGGCTGCAGGGCAAGGGCCTCAAGCCCGGCGCGCGCGTGGCCATCATGCTGCCGAACGTGCTGCAGTATCCGGTGGCGATGGCCGCAGTGCTGCGCGCCGGCTACGTCATCGTCAACGTCAATCCGCTGTACACCCCGCGCGAACTGCAGCACCAGCTCAAGGATTCGGGCGCCGAGGCCATCGTGGTGCTGGAAAACTTTGCCCACACGCTGGAGCAGGTCATCCAGCACACCCAGGTCAAGCACGTGGTGGTGGCGAGCATGGGCGACCTGCTGGGCGGCGTGAAGGGCCTGCTGGTCAACCTGGTGGTGCGCAAGGTCAAGAAGATGGTGCCGGCCTGGTCGCTGCCGGGCTCGATCGCTTTCAAGCGCATGCTGGCCGAGGCTTCCGGCGCGACCCTGCATCCGGTCGCCATCGGCCATGACGACATCGCCTTCCTGCAGTACACCGGCGGCACCACCGGCGTCTCGAAGGGCGCGGTCCTGCTGCACAAGCACGTGATCGCCAACGTGCTGCAGAACGAAGCCTGGTTCGGGCCGACTTTAGCCAAGCTCAAGCCCGGCGAGCAGGCGCAGTTCGTGTGCGCGCTGCCGCTGTACCACATCTATGCGCTGACCGTCTGCGCGCTGCTGGGCCTGCGCGTGGGCGGCATGAACCTCCTGATCCCGAACCCGCGCGACATCCCCGGCTTCATCAAGGAGCTGGCCGACTTCCGCATCAACATCTTCCCGGCCGTGAATACCCTGTACAACGGCCTGGTGAACAACCCGGAATTCGCCAAGCTCGATTTCTCGGGCCTCCTGGTGTGCCCGGGCGGCGGCATGGCGGTGCAGAAGGCGGTGGCGGACAAGTGGCTGGCGATCACGGGTATTCCGATCGTCGAGGGCTACGGCCTGTCGGAGACCTCGCCGGTGGTCACCGCCAACCGCTGCGACATCACGAACTTCACCGGCACCATCGGCCTGCCGCTGCCCTCGACCGAGATCCGCATCCTGGACGAAGCCGGCAACCAGGTTCCGTTCGGCACCGCCGGCGAAATCGCCGTGCGCGGCCCGCAGGTGATGGCCGGCTACTGGCAGCGCGACGACGAGACGGCCAAGGTCATGACCCCGGACGGTTTCTTCAAGACAGGCGACGTCGGCATCATGAACGACGAGGGCTATACCCGCATCGTCGACCGCAAGAAGGACATGATCCTGGTGTCGGGCTTCAACGTCTACCCGAACGAGGTCGAAGACGTGGTGGCCGCGATGCCGGGCGTGCTGGAAGTAGCCTGCGTCGGCGTGCCGGACCAGCACTCGGGCGAGGCGGTCAAGCTGTACATCGTCAAGAAGGACCCGGCGCTCAGCGGCGACCAGGTCATGGCGTACTGCAAGGAGCAGCTCACCGGCTACAAGCGTCCCAAGTTCGTGGAATTCCGCGAGACGCTGCCGAAGACCAACGTCGGCAAGATCCTGCGGCGCGAGCTGCGCGACGAGAAGACGTCGGCCTGA